The Capsicum annuum cultivar UCD-10X-F1 chromosome 3, UCD10Xv1.1, whole genome shotgun sequence genomic sequence AAACTCGTCCACGTACTTATCTGGCAGCTTTGCCCACAGGTAAAGGGCACCTACAGCTCCCTCTCCCAGAGGAGAGAGAGCTTCAAGACGAGGTTTTTTACTTGATTAACTACCTATTCTGGTCCCACTTCCATTGAGTAAAGAGCCAGTCGTCGTGAGATTATAGAAGCAcaaatcgtatgttgtccagaacTTTAAGGAGTTGAGCTGCAAGCCCTTCCACTTCCGATGGGTATGCTATCTGCATTAAGACATGAGTTTAGCTCACTCACAGGATGAAACAACTTTTTTCCATTCTGGAGTAGCTATACAGTACAAGAGTTTTCTGGGGAATCCCATCGCAAATAAACAATTGTACTTGGTTGTGATTGAGATCAGTTTTATATCCAATCCAAGCAGATTGACAGCATGCAACAGTATTCTTTTAAAAAGCTAATGAgcaacaaagatttgatcttgtacCATTATTAGGTGAATGCAGTCTGCAGAGCAAGACGGCCTTAATTATGCAAGTCAGTACCAGCATACTGAAACTGGTAAACAATGTCTTTAAGCATACACCTCGAATTATTTGAAACCTCAACTTCAGTTCCAATAAACAGGTCAGTTTGAGGTCTTCTTCAAAATAACTTACCATTGATCTCCTTTATCAAAAATTTCACCATTGATCTCCACAATTGCAGCTTCCATTCAAGAACCTATGGTATCTGTTAACATCCCTCACGATAATCTCTCTCTCAACAAGTCTACTAATATACTTAAATGCCTCATGACAATCTCTGCAAATTCTCAAATTCTTCACAATCCGCAAAGCTTTACCAGGTGGTGCTGTCCCATTCAACAACCCAAATGCCAATGCCAACTTCTCACTGTGATACCAAAGTgcttttttcttctccttctcctccacTTCATGCAACATTTCAGCCCACACAGGTACGTAACCCAGTTTCTCAATCTCCTCCATTAACTCTGCTAACTTGGCATAAATCTCATCGGTCCTCTCGTGCCTCCGATCACCAGCTAAAAACACATGAACCTTTCCCAGCGCTTCAATCCAACTCCTCCCACCTTCCTTCCTCACTTTCTTATCCTTCATTCTCTTCCACACCTCCCTCACCTCATCCCATCTCCCTGCACTCGCATAAGCATTTGCCAAAATCACATATGCCGAATCATCCATTGGGTTAATCTCCAACAACCTATCACTCATCCTCCATGCAATATCCATATTCACGTGATATGCACATTTAGACAATAATACACGCCATAAAGCTGCATCCGGCTTAAAAGGTATGGTTAAAGCAATTCGCTCTGCCTCCTCCAGACACCCTGCTTTTCCCAATGCACCCACCAAACACGTATAGTGCTCAAGACACGGCTCTAAACTATACTCTTCCTTCATCCTCCTGAACCATATCTCAGTCTCTTCAACTAAACCTGCATTGTAAAATGCCGTCAAAGTAGCTAAGAAACTGTACTCATCCGGCACCATTCCTCGTTCTTCCATTCTAGTGAAAAGCTCTATGACATTGTCATGTTCCCCTTGTTGAGCATGCCCTGCCATCATCGCGTTCCACCCAACAATATTGAGTTCCATTTCTAGCTCATCAAACACGACACGAGCGTTCCCCACAAGCCCGCATTTCCCATACCCATCAATCAACGCACTACCTACAACAACATTCAAATTAAGCCCCGTTACCACCCCATGCCCATGAATAATCCTAGATTGTTCAAGCATGGCCATATCAGAAGCCGCCCGCAAAGCCCCAGAAACACTAACCATGGTAGACATCACCCCACTCCTCCTCATTTCAACAAAACACGACAAAGCATCAATAGGCTTAGAATTCTGAGCAAACCCAACAATAACCGACGAAAAACAAACCGCATCTCTGacagacatttcatcaaacaccttctTCGCATCATCCAACAACCCATTTCTAAAATACAACGACACAAGAGCCGACCCCGTAAACAGTTCGGAACAGAAACCCAATTTGACAGCGATGCAATGAAGCTGCACCCCAAACGCGAGCGCAGGAAGAGTGGCGCATGTCTTGAGCAGTGACGTTAGCGTATGCGCATTGGGTAGGATTCTTGAAGGGTGACGGAGCATGGAAATGAAATGGTGAAAGGAGAGCGGTGAATTGGAGAATGCTGACGTGAGAGCTGTCCATGAAACGACATTGGGTGATGGGATTGACTGGAAAACACGGACGGCGTCTGGACGGAGATTGGATTTGGAGTAGAGAGTGATGAGGTTGTTCAGGACGGCACGGTTCGCTTTCGCGGCGCCTGTTGTGATGGCTTGTGCATGTATGCAACGCGGGTCTGTGGAATccatttcaaataatttgatcAAGTCAATGCAAGAGGCATTTCATTATAATGTTAAACCATACAAGTATTGGCAGTAATACTCCCGCAATGTTGTTAAATAGATTCGGCAATATCTCGTAAAACCATAAACGGACCCTGTGAGAGAGGCCCAAAATATTTAACAAATGTTTTGAGAGAGGTAATTGCCTAGAGGGCCATTTGGTTGCTTAAAGCTAACATAATATTTGATAGCTTTAGTTGTTTTATATAAAATCTAGCCTAGTAAGTTGTATACTTGGGGCTATTTGCTGTGAAGCATAAGGGATAAATAGTTCcaaaatgaatgaagaaagtaTTTCATCCCATGTTTGGTGatgaggtattagttagtaccAGAATTATTTatccaccatttacaccatagttaTGATATAAATTATCCCATATACGTGACCCCTTACTATCAAAGCCAAAGCAACTAAAAAAAAGGCAAGTCCGGCGCACTAAAGCTACCACTATGCGAGGTGTCcggggaaggaccccaccacaagggtgtatcgtacgcagccttaccttgcatttctgccagagactgtttccaaggcttaaaTCCGTGACCTCTTGGCAGCAACTTTACCCTTCTTTAACTTCTTTAACTAATACGTGAATGAATACACCAAACTTCTTTAACTTTTTTCAAATGAAATACATATGAAAACACAACTTCCAACTTTTAAATACTATTTATCAACCCCAGCTTCAAATGCTACTCGCTTTCATGCACTGATCAGTGAGTGACGAAAACTTGAATAATAGCATCTCTTAACACCATTGCTTAGTAGGATTCTCCCTCTAGCAATCGCTACAATATGCGGCTTGTCAATACAAATTGTACAGCACTAAAAATCGGCAGATCCACTATGATTTAACTCCTACGTAAAGATACATTACAAAAATCAACCAACGTATgttattcaataattcaaatagCTGCTGCAGCAACATCGACATCATCAGATTCATCAACTATCATCTCATCGCGAAATAGCAGTTTAAGATATGGAAGAACTCTTGGAAGCATGGGTAGGTCCGCTAAGTTAACACTCATCATATCAAAAGCAATGCTTGTTTTGTGCATGTGTGCTTCATCAAAAACTGGAATTTTAGGATATCTTTGACTGAAATGAGTGAGAATGATTCGATATGCTCCAGCAGAGTCCCCTACTTCAATGGCTTCCTGTGTTGTGCTATGATTTCTTGCTATGGCTTCTTGCACCATGCCATCTTCAAAGGTAGCCTGCATTGATCACCcgaataataaactaataaattTCCTTGAGTTGAAAGATGCAAGTGAAGAAAAGGTGGAGAGACAcgagaaaaaaatgacaaaaaaaaaagggaagcacaaataaaaaatgacactGAATTTGGGAGGAATATTTGCACTAAAAGGGGGAAAACCATTAAGATATTTAACAACTTGCCTCATGAATAAGAACCGTGGCCCCTCGAGAAGCTTTAACTAGTTCTGGACAAGGCCTAGTGTCCCCAGAGTAAACAATTTTCCACCCTGGTATCTTCTTCCCAGTGCTATTAGTTCTATCTGCTGCCTTCAGGACAACGCCATATGCTTGTGGACAATGAATAACAGGAAAGCTAATCAATGCCTCCAATCCTGCTTCTCTCAGAATTTTCTTCAACGTCGTCAGCAATGGGAATGCCGCTGACGCATCCACTGGACTGCCTGGCCTCTTCCAGTAACTCTCCATAGGTCTCCCTTTAGCAAATAAGTCAGAGCCAGTCTTCTGGTCATTTTGTACACATGCACTCCCATTCACATCCTTGTTTTCACTCGACTCAAAAGCCTTCAATGAAGCTTCTGTAGTATGCCTACAATCGAGGAACTGCATATCAAGATCCTCAAGCTTTTGGTATGCATCAAGGAATGTCTTAAGCTGCCGTGGGCCCACAACAACTAAAGGTTCATGAGGAGTTTCTTTGAGTAAATCACGTCGGAGAGCAAGTATTCTTGCAAGACCAGTATGATGATCAGCATGAATATGAGAAATCCAAATGCACCTTAAACCTTTTACAGCTTCATCAGCACCTTCAATGCCAAATCTGTTTACCAAGCAGCACATTATCCCCTCACTGACGTTAGACAAAACAATAAGTAGAAAATTATATTAATGAACTTATACATTACCTTCTTTTTAGCTGTCCCAGTGTTCCTTCACCACAATCTAACAAAATACTTCCCTTTgtgaaaagattgataaaaatagaAGTAACATTTCGATATTTTGAAGGCTGGGAAGAACCCGTTCCAAGAAGAACAATCTCCATATCCTCCCTTGTTATACCTTCCAAACAACAAGGTAATGCAGTTTCCTGCAACGAAGGCTCTTTTATCACCACATTGTTGGCCTGCAAAGTCGTGCTGCCTCCATTTGTATTGTTGTTACCATGCAACAATTGGGTAATATGCTCGGAAGCACCCACAATTTCTGGAATTTCTGAAATTAAGTCTTCTATGATTTTTGGCCGAGAAATAATTTCAGGAATACCAGTTCTGTCTAATCCGAGCTGAGCAAGTGGTCGAAGATGAAACTGTTCCACAAAAAGTAGTTCATTTTGAATGATGTCCAATCCAGCATCAAAGTCAAACAACGCATGAGGTAAATTGCAGTGAATTTCACGGAAAAGTCCAAACACGTTCCTAACCAAATAAGACCAAAACTTGGCATAAAGTTCCTACATTCTAATTTTACGCCAGAAGCAATCGGATATCTCTCACCTTGAGGAGGTTCTCTGCCGTAATAACTTCACATGAACTTGGAAGAGAGAACTGCAGATAACAAGCATACCCAAGATTAAGTCACTGTCCAAAGTAAACTTGTGTTCGgtaaacataatttcaatataatgTACCTCATTTGGGGCCTTAGAGACTGAGGGTAAGCTCTTCAACCGCGGAAGAGACCAAAAACCAGGCGAAGGAAAGAATTGAGGGCACAAGTAGTTAAGTCTTGTGGCGATTCTTGCACTAGACTTCAGAATT encodes the following:
- the LOC107864723 gene encoding putative pentatricopeptide repeat-containing protein At5g52630 translates to MDSTDPRCIHAQAITTGAAKANRAVLNNLITLYSKSNLRPDAVRVFQSIPSPNVVSWTALTSAFSNSPLSFHHFISMLRHPSRILPNAHTLTSLLKTCATLPALAFGVQLHCIAVKLGFCSELFTGSALVSLYFRNGLLDDAKKVFDEMSVRDAVCFSSVIVGFAQNSKPIDALSCFVEMRRSGVMSTMVSVSGALRAASDMAMLEQSRIIHGHGVVTGLNLNVVVGSALIDGYGKCGLVGNARVVFDELEMELNIVGWNAMMAGHAQQGEHDNVIELFTRMEERGMVPDEYSFLATLTAFYNAGLVEETEIWFRRMKEEYSLEPCLEHYTCLVGALGKAGCLEEAERIALTIPFKPDAALWRVLLSKCAYHVNMDIAWRMSDRLLEINPMDDSAYVILANAYASAGRWDEVREVWKRMKDKKVRKEGGRSWIEALGKVHVFLAGDRRHERTDEIYAKLAELMEEIEKLGYVPVWAEMLHEVEEKEKKKALWYHSEKLALAFGLLNGTAPPGKALRIVKNLRICRDCHEAFKYISRLVEREIIVRDVNRYHRFLNGSCNCGDQW
- the LOC107861846 gene encoding tRNase Z TRZ3, mitochondrial isoform X1, encoding MVERPLVQNKRKMPQMSSLRLLLFSSPLLTPKPPLLSLCLRRPLLFAAYSSYSRKPKNIERPGSLSGGRRRSSSSSKTDKGKLAMEESSNSSSVNTAAAESSTVGFNKRRAEGKDKFDGPKKNLQLKVRKLNPVNTISYVQILGTGMDTQDTTPSVLLFFDKQRFIFNAGEGLQRFCTEHKIKLSKIDHIFLSRVCSETAGGLPGLLLTLAGTGEEGMSVNIWGPSDLKYLVNAMKSFIPNAAMVHARSFGPSVGSSEATDDLFVPIDDEVVKISAVLLRPRYSKVSKTTKEGSSELDDPLVGVNHLAENLSVQRMHSTAEFPLKPGDLAVVYICELPEIKGKFDPKKAAALGLRPGPKYRELQLGNSVQSDHQDIMVHPSDVLDPSVPGPIVLVVDCPTPSHLQELSSIHSLTPFYTYPSEQSKEMCKKVDCVIHLSPASITCTTEYQQWMSRFGEVQHVMAGHQLKNVEIPILKSSARIATRLNYLCPQFFPSPGFWSLPRLKSLPSVSKAPNEFSLPSSCEVITAENLLKFHLRPLAQLGLDRTGIPEIISRPKIIEDLISEIPEIVGASEHITQLLHGNNNTNGGSTTLQANNVVIKEPSLQETALPCCLEGITREDMEIVLLGTGSSQPSKYRNVTSIFINLFTKGSILLDCGEGTLGQLKRRFGIEGADEAVKGLRCIWISHIHADHHTGLARILALRRDLLKETPHEPLVVVGPRQLKTFLDAYQKLEDLDMQFLDCRHTTEASLKAFESSENKDVNGSACVQNDQKTGSDLFAKGRPMESYWKRPGSPVDASAAFPLLTTLKKILREAGLEALISFPVIHCPQAYGVVLKAADRTNSTGKKIPGWKIVYSGDTRPCPELVKASRGATVLIHEATFEDGMVQEAIARNHSTTQEAIEVGDSAGAYRIILTHFSQRYPKIPVFDEAHMHKTSIAFDMMSVNLADLPMLPRVLPYLKLLFRDEMIVDESDDVDVAAAAI
- the LOC107861846 gene encoding tRNase Z TRZ3, mitochondrial isoform X2; amino-acid sequence: MPQMSSLRLLLFSSPLLTPKPPLLSLCLRRPLLFAAYSSYSRKPKNIERPGSLSGGRRRSSSSSKTDKGKLAMEESSNSSSVNTAAAESSTVGFNKRRAEGKDKFDGPKKNLQLKVRKLNPVNTISYVQILGTGMDTQDTTPSVLLFFDKQRFIFNAGEIDHIFLSRVCSETAGGLPGLLLTLAGTGEEGMSVNIWGPSDLKYLVNAMKSFIPNAAMVHARSFGPSVGSSEATDDLFVPIDDEVVKISAVLLRPRYSKVSKTTKEGSSELDDPLVGVNHLAENLSVQRMHSTAEFPLKPGDLAVVYICELPEIKGKFDPKKAAALGLRPGPKYRELQLGNSVQSDHQDIMVHPSDVLDPSVPGPIVLVVDCPTPSHLQELSSIHSLTPFYTYPSEQSKEMCKKVDCVIHLSPASITCTTEYQQWMSRFGEVQHVMAGHQLKNVEIPILKSSARIATRLNYLCPQFFPSPGFWSLPRLKSLPSVSKAPNEFSLPSSCEVITAENLLKFHLRPLAQLGLDRTGIPEIISRPKIIEDLISEIPEIVGASEHITQLLHGNNNTNGGSTTLQANNVVIKEPSLQETALPCCLEGITREDMEIVLLGTGSSQPSKYRNVTSIFINLFTKGSILLDCGEGTLGQLKRRFGIEGADEAVKGLRCIWISHIHADHHTGLARILALRRDLLKETPHEPLVVVGPRQLKTFLDAYQKLEDLDMQFLDCRHTTEASLKAFESSENKDVNGSACVQNDQKTGSDLFAKGRPMESYWKRPGSPVDASAAFPLLTTLKKILREAGLEALISFPVIHCPQAYGVVLKAADRTNSTGKKIPGWKIVYSGDTRPCPELVKASRGATVLIHEATFEDGMVQEAIARNHSTTQEAIEVGDSAGAYRIILTHFSQRYPKIPVFDEAHMHKTSIAFDMMSVNLADLPMLPRVLPYLKLLFRDEMIVDESDDVDVAAAAI